A stretch of Anolis sagrei isolate rAnoSag1 chromosome X, rAnoSag1.mat, whole genome shotgun sequence DNA encodes these proteins:
- the LOC137094941 gene encoding thymus-specific serine protease-like translates to MVSSGRLFVGVFLPVAAMLSLAQAGRHFHLLRQQILEQREERLLKEDNFVRLDQGVSLTKWDHFMENFIRQPLDHFNKKNRATFNQQYWVNTGFWRPDGPVFLFIGGEGRLSEYVLLRGHHVNLAEKYGALLLALEHRFYGGSLKPEMLEDRNLQYLSSQQALSDLVSFHWFITEKYKLTPNNTWICFGGSYPGSLAAWFRLKFPHLVFGAVASSAPVRAQLDFTGYHKVVAASLSNPVINGSKECLDAVTEAFSAVEELVRSGQLDKLDKDFHSCLPLGGLKDSLMLINNLASMFMAIVQYNGEGVEWANVGSICKTMTNHNTGSAYQRLVETNNMVVSGIKIACLDNSYAAFIEEMSNPKFFSMDMMERQWIYQTCTEFGYFQTCEDPACPFSRLVNLRFQMDVCKQVFNISDRNAQEAVSFTNEYYGADHPKASHVLFVNGDVDPWHVLSVLKDQSLSELAIVINGTAHCANMDSPLPTDPLPLVEARKKITSQVGEWLELARKTQQNS, encoded by the exons ATGGTCTCTTCTGGCAGGCTCTTTGTGGGAGTCTTTCTTCCAGTGGCAGCAATGCTCTCTCTGGCTCAAGCAG GGCGACATTTCCACCTGCTCCGCCAGCAGATCCTAGAGCAGCGCGAGGAACGCCTGTTGAAAGAGGACAATTTTGTCCGCTTGGACCAGGGAGTGAGTCTTACCAAATGGGACCACTTCATGGAGAACTTCATTCGTCAACCTCTGGACCACTTCAACAAGAAAAACCGGGCCACGTTCAACCAG CAATACTGGGTTAATACTGGATTCTGGAGACCCGATGGCCCTGTCTTCCTCTTCATCGGAGGCGAGGGCCGCTTGTCCGAATATGTGTTGCTAAGGG GGCATCATGTGAACCTGGCAGAGAAATACGGTGCTCTTCTATTGGCTTTAGAGCATCGTTTCTATGGTGGAAGCCTCAAACCTGAGATGCTGGAGGACCGCAACCTGCAATACCTGAGCAGCCAGCAAGC TTTGTCCGACCTTGTTTCCTTCCACTGGTTCATCACTGAAAAATACAAGCTGACACCAAACAACACCTGGATTTGTTTTGGAGGGTCCTATCCTGGCTCCTTGGCAGCTTGGTTCCGACTCAAG TTTCCGCATTTAGTCTTTGGCGCTGTCGCATCTTCAGCTCCCGTCCGGGCCCAGCTGGATTTCACAGGTTACCACAAG GTGGTTGCAGCAAGTCTTTCAAACCCAGTGATCAATGGCTCCAAAGAG TGCCTTGATGCAGTAACCGAGGCCTTCTCTGCAGTGGAGGAGTTGGTGCGTTCTGGGCAGCTGGACAAGCTGGACAAAGACTTCCACTCCTGTTTGCCTCTGGGAGGACTCAAGGACAGCCTCATGCTAATCAACAACCTGGCCTCCATGTTCATGGCCATTGTCCAGTACAACGGCGAAGGTGTGGAGTGGGCCAATGTGGGCAGCATTTGCAAGACCATGACCAACCACAACACCGGATCTGCCTACCAGAGACTCGTGGAAACCAATAAT ATGGTTGTGAGCGGCATTAAAATTGCATGCTTGGACAACTCATATGCAGCATTCATAGAGGAAATGAGCAACCCCAAGTTCTTTTCGATGGACATGATGGAGCGGCAGTGGATCTACCAGACATGCACAGAGTTTGGATATT TCCAGACCTGTGAGGACCCTGCCTGCCCCTTTTCCCGCCTGGTGAACTTGAGGTTTCAGATGGACGTCTGCAAGCAGGTCTTCAACATCTCCGACCGCAATGCCCAGGAAGCTGTGTCTTTCACCAACGAATACTATGGGGCTGACCATCCCAAAGCCAGCCATGTCCTTTTTGTGAATG GTGACGTCGATCCTTGGCATGTGTTGAGTGTCCTCAAGGACCAGTCCCTCTCCGAGTTGGCCATTGTCATCAATGGCACTGCCCACTGTGCCAATATGGATTCACCTTTGCCCACAGACCCATTGCCTCTGGTTGAAGCCAGAAAG AAAATCACCTCTCAGGTCGGTGAATGGCTGGAATTGGCAAGAAAGACACAACAAAACAGCTAA